AATCTGTAAATGTTGGGCCCACTTTCCCCAATGCTGCAAATAATGCCGAACCCAAGCCGATTCCAATCAGTACGGCGTAACTACTAATCCATCCTCTTCCTTTAATAGAGAGAATAATAACAAGTCCAAAAATAAAAAAGGATATGAGTGCTGCCATAACATCTGGTTCGGCGCTTGTTCCCTGTAACCCAAGCATGCCTTTGACTAATACACCGCTTAATTGCAAGGCGAGAATGAATAAAAATGAACCCGAAACTAAGGGTGTGAATAAAAATTGAAGCCTATAAACTAGCCCTGTAGTTCCTAATACGAAGAGAAGAAGACCGGCTACGATTAATCCTCCTTCTAGAATTTGTAATGTATACATTTGATCTTGCCCTTGAATGAAGGCTAAGTTGCCTAATATGACAAAGATACTTACCCATGATCCCGCAGGACCATCTGCAATAGGGTATTTATGTCCTAACCATCCCTGAATAAATGAACTGATTCCTACAACGAAAAATGTCCGCTGCATTAAGGTTGAAATTTGTTCAAACGACAATTGAAAAATACCTCCAATGACAATGGGCAGAGCCACTGCATTGGCTAGCAAAAAAATGAACCATTGTACAGTGCTGAGACTATCAGTAACACGTTTGTTCTCCATATCAACTCACCTTTACTATTGTTAACTATACAATCTATACGGAAAAAGAAAGCCACCTTTCGATGTGAAATCGTTAAAAGGTGGCTGGCTCGCTTCTTAATTTATTACCATTTGCGATATGGCAAAAACTTTCCGTTCATCGTCAGAATGATGCGGTCACCGTTCGGATCTTCTTGCTTTTGTACGTCGAATTGGAAATCGATTGCGCTCATGATACCTTCGCCAAGCTTCTCCAAAACAAGTTCTCTAATCGTTGGACCGTATACAAGCAGCATTTCGTATAGGCGATACAATCCTGGATCTGTAGGCGGCATATCGATGACATCGCCACGGTGTGGGATTTGTGTGAGCGCTTGAACGACTTGTTCGTCGAGTTCAAGCAATTCCCCCATTTTATCTGCTTCATTACGTGTCATTGTTGCTTGACCCAACAGTGCAGTTACAACCCAGCTCTCTGAATGCTCGCTTTCCTTTGCGATTTCGCCCCAAGTTAATCCTTTTGCAAATTTAGCGTCCAATATCTGTTGTGTCGCTTCTTTTCTATTCATATTTCATTGCTCCCTTTAGTTTAGTATAATGAGTATCGCTTAGTGCTTGTCGTGGCCTGTTATTTGTTCATATCCATTTACAATCAGATCGAGTTTACCAGTGTCTGGTGCTATCACCAGACCATGAACAGCTACCTCTTTCGGAATGAGCGGATGATTACGCACCAGATCTATGTTTCCTTTAATCGAATCTACGACATTCGTAAAGCCGAACAACCATTTATGAAGATCGATACCTGCATATTCAAGTGAAGAAAGAATTTCTGGTGTAGCGACTCCGCGATCCATTATTTTTTGAAGTGTTCCTTCAGGGTTACTTTGACTCATGCCACAATTGTGGTGACCGATGATATAAATTTCTTCCGCATTCAGTTCGTAGACAGCCGTTACGATACTGCGCATGATGCTTCCAAATGCATGGGTAATCGTTCCACCTGCTGTTTTGATGACTTTGGCATCCCCATTGTGTATATTTAGGGCTTTAGGCAGCAGCTCAATAAGTCGAGCATCCATGCACGTTACGACAATCATGCGTTTTTTAGGGAATTTAGTTCCCTCATAAGGTAGATACTCCTTGTCTTCTACGAACTGATCGTTATACTCCAAAATTTCTTGTAATAGCATTCTTGGGCCTCCTTTGAAGTGTTTTAGTTATCACTGTTTCAATGGCTACTAACTAGTGAATCAGGATATAACTAAGTATAGATATTCATGCTTAAATGCTGAATAAGTTGGCGAAACGCTATATGTCCGTTTGCTTTCATGACGAAAGGATTGATTTTTATTTTTGATCATATCGATTTTGCGATACTAGCATTACTAAAAGAAAACTCCAGAATTCAGTGGAAGGACATTGGCCAAAAGATACATATGACCGGCCAAGCGGTCGGAAATCGCATTAGGCGTTTAGAAGATTTGGGGGTTATCGAGCAATATACGATCGTTACTAATAAAGCAAAGCTAGGTCTGTCTATCACAGCCTTTATTACATTTTTTGTGGAATCAGCCAATCATCCTTTATTCCAGAAGTTCGTGATGGCAGAGGATGCTATTACCGAAGTGCATCGAATTAGCGGAGAAGGATGTTATGTGTTAACTGGACATTTTGCTTCTAACGAGGAGCTTGAGGCATTTCTGGCTCAACTTTTGAATCATGGGAATTACCGAGTGAGCCTATCCATCGGAAAAATAAAATCTTAATCCATACAAAAAAAAGAGGGGCGTAGACCCCTCTTTTCTTTGTCCAATTTATAATTTTTGAAAATGATGTAAGAGATTCTCTATTCTATCCTGAATCATTTGTTTCAAGGCTTCAGGCTTCACTGCTCTAACATATTGACCATAACGCATGAAATAATTAGCTAGAAATTCTTCTTCGCCTGGATTATAGAATCCCTTAATGACGGTTATCGGTCCAGCTTCTATTTTCATAGAGGGATAATGCTCTTTATAAAAAATATCCTTGGCTTGCTCCGCAATCTCAACTTCAAACTGAATACTGTGCTCGGATTGATAAAATTCTAAGGAACGACTAAGAAGTTCTTCTATAGAATAGCGGGCTGTGCTTTCCTCTTCTTCGATGAAGGTTATTCGATCACATCTAAACACCCTATAGGTATTCGTATTTAACTCTATTCCAGTAGCATACCATTGACCAAACTTCGCGGAAATTCTGAAGAATTGTACAGGGTAGCTTTTTGTCTGGTTATTTTTTGTGTATTCAATGTTACAGGCACATTCATTTAGAATACTTGCTAGAATTTTATCTAAAAAACGACTGACATGCTTATGCTGATACATTTCGAATTGTAGAACTTTTTTCATTTTATGAATCTGCTCGATTTGTATATTCGAAAGACAGTGCTCGAACTTTTCGTTTAGCTTATTAACACTTAAATGAAAAGGTGTAGATTGATAAGATTCTAGCGTCAGCATAGCAAAGTACAGTGCATACACTTCATCTATCGTGAAAATAATAGGGGATAACAATCTATTTTTTAAAATACCGTAACGTCCGTGTCTGCCGTGTTCTGAATAAATAGGCATCCCTAATTGTTCTAATGAAGTAATATCACGCAGCGCTGTACTTTTTGAAATATTGTATTTCTCCATAAGGTCACTTAGATTAAAAAACTCTCGCCCGTTTAAGTATCTCATCATGTCATTTAATCGTTCTGATTTCTTCATAATAAAAAGCCCCTTTTTAAGGTGTCATGTTTTGATACCTTTTTATATGATAATAAGTTCAAGGTCACATATCAAATCAACAAAGGAGATTTATACGATGAGTACAACACTAGAAGTAGCTATTTTCTTATCGATGAACGGAAGCGCAAAGGAAGCTATAGAATTTTACAAAAAGCATTTTAATGCAGAGGAATTGTTACGTGTTACCTATCAACAACTCGCAGAACGTGACAGCTCCATACAGCTTACGGATGAAAATAAGGAGTATATTACTCACTCTGTTTTGTTAATCGGCAGAACCAAACTAATGATCGCAGAAGAAACCATGAATCCGAGTGAAGCATATAGAGTGGGGAATAATACTTCATTATGTATCCAAAGTGCTGATGTAGAGGAAATTGAACACTTCTATAGTAGCTTAATCACAGATGCTCGAGTAAAAGTCATAGTTCCCTTATCTAGCAATGTATTTAGCAAAGCCTATGGGATTATTGAAGACCCATTCGGTATTCAAATTCAATTAATGTTTGATGAAAGATTACATTAACCCGAGAACGCTTTTTGCATTGAAAGTAAAACAAGTTCACTATCCAGCTGACCATAATTCAGGAATTGTCCTGATATTGGTTAGCTTTTTTCATTCATTTGCTGTTGTTCTTTCTGAAAAAGCATTGAATTTTTATGCATAAAGATGTATAGTATTTTTTAATTAACGTTAATTAAGTAAGGGTGTGAATGTCTTGACCAGAAACAAGCTGAAAGAAGTGGCGATGAGACTATTCGGAGAGAAGGGGTACGAGGGTACAGCCCTCTCTGAAATTGCTAAGGAAGTAGGCGTGAAGACTCCGGCGATCTACGCCTTTTTTGAGAATAAAGAGGATTTGTTTATGACGGTCTTTCGTGAGGCGATGTTGTCTTATAACACTTATATTCAGGAGCTGTCGGAAGAACAGAAAGTACTGAGTGCGCAGGAAAGTCTACGTGGGATTTTAGACAGACAATATCAATTTTATCAACAGAGTCCTGAAGCAGGCAAAATTGTACTGAGATATGTGGTCTTCCCGCCGGCATTCTTGAAGGAGACGATTGAGGAAGCATTCCTAGAGTCGGATGCGATGCTGACGAAGATTATTGAACAATTCATCTCGAAAGGGATGGAAGAGGGTGTAATTCGCGACCAATCCGTGGAGCTTCTCGTCGATGCTTTTCTCAACTTGATGGATGGTTTAAGCATGCAATACTTCTATTACACTTCTAAGGGAATATATGAGCGTAAGCTGAACCATGCGTTTGAAATGTATTGGAAGGGTGCGTCCTCATAGAGCTACAGAAGAAGATAACAACAGGGGGATGGGGAGAATGGCAGAAGTAAGTGAAGTAAAGGGGAACGAGCTTAGCTCGGGGGATTTTGAGAGAGAGCCGGTTCCAGCGCATTTGCGTAAAAAATGGCTATCTATGTCTCTCGTCTGGATCGCCATCGGAATTGACCTATCAGCGATGTTCCTGGGTGCTCAGCTTGGCAATGGAATGAATCTGACGGATTCACTCACAGCAACAATAATCGGTTCGTTAATCCTTGGGGTGATCGGAGCGTTATGTGCGTATGTAGGGGCGAAAACAGGGTTATCGACATCGATGATCTCTAGGTTTCTATTCGGAAATATGGGTGCACGTGTCGTAGCGGTTATCCTCGGTATTTTCTCACTCGGTTGGTTCGGGGTGCAGGTCGGGTTCTTCGCTTCAAATATGCAGACTGCTTTTAGTCAATTATGGGATATCCATTTGTCCTTAGGGGTGCTTTCATTCATAGGCGGGCTTTTGATGATGTCGACAGCTATTTGGGGGTATCAATCTATTGAACGACTAAGCACCTGGTCCGTACCGTTGCTTATTTTGTTTATCGGAGTGGCTATTTATTCCGCGTTCCACACCAAAGGAGCCTCAGCCGTTTGGGAGCCGATTAGCGGAGCAGCGATCCCGATGGGAACAGCGATCTCGCTTGTTATTGGTATCTTTATTGTCGGCACGGTGCTTTCACCGGATATCGCTCGTTGGGCACGCACACCAAAGCATGCTATAACCGCGGCCTTTATCGGCTTCTTTGTGGGTAACAGCTTCATGACGATTGTAGCTATTTTTCTATCTCGAATTATGGACACAGATGATCTGACGAATATTTTCATTGCGTTAGGACTTGGGCTTCCAGCCATTATCGTCTTAACCCTTGCCCAATGGACGACAAACACGAACAATTTATATTCTGCTTCGCTAGGGTTCTCTGTCGTGTTCCAAAAGGTTCCGAAAAAGCTAATTACTATTGTGGCCGGTATCTTTGCTACGTTGCTTGCCGTATTTGGTATCTATGATAAGTTTTTATCTTTCCTAAATATTATTACGGTGTTTGTCTCTCCAATCGGGGGGATCTACACGTCCGAATTTTTGCTTGTAGATCGAAAAAAATTCACTTTTGATGGTCTGGACCGCAATAAAAACTGGGTGATTCGCTCCTTAGCGGTATGGGTCGCAGCTACGTTATTCGCTTTTATGACCACCGCAGCGCCAGATGGATTCGGGTGGTTCCAAATCACAAGCGTACCGGCATTGGATGCATTTCTGTTCGCCTTTATAGTGCAATGGATTGTCGGAAAAATCATGACCAAGAAGGGATAACATCATGAGAATGAACAAACTAACAGAATTAAATGAGCAAGCGGTACAATATATTGCTGTGGGTGCAGCCGTTCTTGGAACAGGCGGGGGCGGTGATCCGCATATCGGTAAATTAATGGCGAAGGAAGCTATTCGTAAGCATGGCCCTGTTCGTGTGATCAGTCCTGAGGATCTGGAAGACGACGCTTTGGTTGTTCCTATATCCATGATCGGTGCACCAACAGTCATGAATGAGAAGATTCCTTCGATTCAGCAAATGATCAAGCCTTTGGATATGATTGAAAAAGAGCTTGGACGCAAAGTGAGCGCCATTATGCCGATTGAGGTTGGCGGCGGTAACTCCCTAGTTCCTGTAATTACGGCAGCGGAACGCAACATTCCTATCGTGGATGCGGATGCTATGGGACGGGCTTTTCCTGAATCGCAAATGGTGACGTTCTACTTGGACGGTATTGACTGCAGTCCGATTACGATGGCAGATGAACGCGGCAACGGAGTACTAATGCATGCGATCGACGGTGTCTGGGAAGAGCGGATGGCACGTGCGGTCACGATTCAAATGGGTGGGTCGGCTTCGATCTGTGATTATCCGGTAACTGGAGCGCAAGTAAAGCAAAGTGCAATTCCGCATACCTTGACGCTTGCGTATGAAATCGGAAAAACATTGTTCGAGTCCAAGGAATTGAAGCAGAATCCAATTGAAATGCTGCTGAAGCAGCTGAATGGATATGCGTTGTTCCAGGGAAAGGCAGTAGACATTCGCCGTCGTACAGAAGGCGGATTTACACGCGGTGAAGCGATCTTCGAAGGTACAGATGCTAAAAAGGGACGTTCGATGACTTTGTTCTTCCAGAATGAGTTCCTTCTTGCCACAGAAGATGGACATTCCATTGCTATTACTCCTGACCTGATCTCCGTGCTTGACCAGGATACCGGTATGCCAATCACGACTGAGAATTTGAAATACGGTGCTCGGGTGAGTGTGGTTGGTTTCCCTTGTGATCCGAAATGGCGCACAGCTAAGGGGCTTGAGACGGTAGGCCCGCAATATTTTGGCTATGATGCACCTTATGTTCCAATTGAACAATTGGCAACATCGAAAGGGGGCGCTGAGTAATGTCTAATACGAATGTAAATAACATGGAAGAAATATACCGCATCGGGATCGATGTCGGCGGCACAAATACGGATGCAGCCTTACTCGATTCGAAATTAAATACGATTCATACTATAAAAGTGCATACTACACGTGACGTCAATGAGGGCATTAGCGAATCGATTCGCCGCTTGCTTGAAGAGAGCAAAGTGAATCCAGCGCAGATTCGTTATGCGATGCTTGGCACTACACACTGCACGAATGCTATTGTGGAGCGCAAGCACCTCGGTAGAGTAGGCTTGATTCGGATCGGGGCACCAGCGACAACTTCGGTTCCTCCCCTCGCGGATTGGGACGATACGCTGAAAGCGACGATTGGTTCCCATGCTTATGTTGTTCACGGTGGTTATGAATATGATGGTCGAACCATTGTTGAGCTGAATGAAAATGAGGTTATCGATTGTTTAACAAAGATGAAGGGGAATGTCGAAGCGGTTGCGATTTGCGGTGTATTCTCTCCAGTGAACACCTCACAAGAGAAACGCGTGGAAGAACTTGCAAAGCAAGTTCTTGGAGCAGATATGCCGGTGACCTTGTCTCATGAGATTGGAAGTATTGGACTGCTTGAGCGTGAGAATGCCTCACTACTGAACGGTGCTTTACTGAACGTTATCGCCGGCGTTGTAAAGGGCTTTGAAGAGGCGCTTCAGGCCTTTGGTATTAAAGCTAGCGTGTATATTTGTCAGAACGATGGAACGTTAATGTACAGTTCATATGCGCTTCGTTACCCGATTCTAACGATTGCTTGCGGGCCGACGAATTCCATTCGGGGTGCGGCTCACTTATCAGGCTTGAACGATGCGCTCGTTGTTGATATCGGGGGGACAACGACGGATATTGGTGTTCTCACACAAGGCTTCCCGCGTCAATCCTCTGCTGCTGTTGAGATTGGCGGAATTCGTACGAATTTCCGCATGCCGGATATTTTATCCATCGGGATCGGCGGCGGTACTATCGTTCGCTTGGATGAAGCGCAGGATCAGGTAACGGTGGGGCCGGATAGCGTGGGTTACGAGCTGTTGAAGCGCGGTCTTATCTTCGGCGGCGATACGCTCACAGCAACTGATGTGGCGGTTAAGCTCGGACGATATGAGTGGAAAGATGCGCAGACAGAGAAGCTTAATGAATCGATCTGCCGAAGAGCGGATGAGATCATTACGCGAGATATTGAGGATGCAATTGATCGGATGAAGACAAGCTCGGACCCTGTTGACGTTATCCTAGTCGGTGGTGGGAGCATTCTTGTAGCCGATCAGCTTGAGGGTGTAGCACGGATCGTAAGACCCGATCACTACGATGCAGCAAATGCGATTGGTGCGGCATTAGGTGAGGTTAGTGGTGAGACGGAACGAATTTATTCGCTGGATGAGATGTCTTATGACGAAGCCAAGGAAGATGCTCGCAACCATGCGATAGAGCAAGCCGTTCTGGCCGGTGCAGATCGCGAGACTGTACAGATTGTGTTGTCTGAGGATATACCGATTGCCTACTTGCCGGGCAATGCCTTGCTGGTAAAAGTGAAAGCCGCAGGACGTTTATAAGAGGAATACCGATCTGCCTTGAGGAGTGAACGCTCTTCGAGGCAGATTTTTTTTGCAGAAAGGGTATTTAGAATACCTGTCGAAGTGGGTTATGTACATATTTTAACGATGGGAGAGAGGACAATGAAAGTGATTAGCACATTAGAAATCGTAGATGTACAGACAGGGGAACGAACTGCGCTCCGCTCGTTTGATTCTTTAATTGAGGCACCCAATTGGACGAGCGATGGTAAGCGCCTTATTTATAATA
This Paenibacillus sp. FSL R5-0345 DNA region includes the following protein-coding sequences:
- the cynS gene encoding cyanase, with the translated sequence MNRKEATQQILDAKFAKGLTWGEIAKESEHSESWVVTALLGQATMTRNEADKMGELLELDEQVVQALTQIPHRGDVIDMPPTDPGLYRLYEMLLVYGPTIRELVLEKLGEGIMSAIDFQFDVQKQEDPNGDRIILTMNGKFLPYRKW
- a CDS encoding beta-class carbonic anhydrase, which gives rise to MLLQEILEYNDQFVEDKEYLPYEGTKFPKKRMIVVTCMDARLIELLPKALNIHNGDAKVIKTAGGTITHAFGSIMRSIVTAVYELNAEEIYIIGHHNCGMSQSNPEGTLQKIMDRGVATPEILSSLEYAGIDLHKWLFGFTNVVDSIKGNIDLVRNHPLIPKEVAVHGLVIAPDTGKLDLIVNGYEQITGHDKH
- a CDS encoding Lrp/AsnC family transcriptional regulator, producing the protein MTKGLIFIFDHIDFAILALLKENSRIQWKDIGQKIHMTGQAVGNRIRRLEDLGVIEQYTIVTNKAKLGLSITAFITFFVESANHPLFQKFVMAEDAITEVHRISGEGCYVLTGHFASNEELEAFLAQLLNHGNYRVSLSIGKIKS
- a CDS encoding helix-turn-helix transcriptional regulator → MKKSERLNDMMRYLNGREFFNLSDLMEKYNISKSTALRDITSLEQLGMPIYSEHGRHGRYGILKNRLLSPIIFTIDEVYALYFAMLTLESYQSTPFHLSVNKLNEKFEHCLSNIQIEQIHKMKKVLQFEMYQHKHVSRFLDKILASILNECACNIEYTKNNQTKSYPVQFFRISAKFGQWYATGIELNTNTYRVFRCDRITFIEEEESTARYSIEELLSRSLEFYQSEHSIQFEVEIAEQAKDIFYKEHYPSMKIEAGPITVIKGFYNPGEEEFLANYFMRYGQYVRAVKPEALKQMIQDRIENLLHHFQKL
- a CDS encoding VOC family protein — its product is MSTTLEVAIFLSMNGSAKEAIEFYKKHFNAEELLRVTYQQLAERDSSIQLTDENKEYITHSVLLIGRTKLMIAEETMNPSEAYRVGNNTSLCIQSADVEEIEHFYSSLITDARVKVIVPLSSNVFSKAYGIIEDPFGIQIQLMFDERLH
- a CDS encoding TetR/AcrR family transcriptional regulator; its protein translation is MNVLTRNKLKEVAMRLFGEKGYEGTALSEIAKEVGVKTPAIYAFFENKEDLFMTVFREAMLSYNTYIQELSEEQKVLSAQESLRGILDRQYQFYQQSPEAGKIVLRYVVFPPAFLKETIEEAFLESDAMLTKIIEQFISKGMEEGVIRDQSVELLVDAFLNLMDGLSMQYFYYTSKGIYERKLNHAFEMYWKGASS
- a CDS encoding cytosine permease, which produces MAEVSEVKGNELSSGDFEREPVPAHLRKKWLSMSLVWIAIGIDLSAMFLGAQLGNGMNLTDSLTATIIGSLILGVIGALCAYVGAKTGLSTSMISRFLFGNMGARVVAVILGIFSLGWFGVQVGFFASNMQTAFSQLWDIHLSLGVLSFIGGLLMMSTAIWGYQSIERLSTWSVPLLILFIGVAIYSAFHTKGASAVWEPISGAAIPMGTAISLVIGIFIVGTVLSPDIARWARTPKHAITAAFIGFFVGNSFMTIVAIFLSRIMDTDDLTNIFIALGLGLPAIIVLTLAQWTTNTNNLYSASLGFSVVFQKVPKKLITIVAGIFATLLAVFGIYDKFLSFLNIITVFVSPIGGIYTSEFLLVDRKKFTFDGLDRNKNWVIRSLAVWVAATLFAFMTTAAPDGFGWFQITSVPALDAFLFAFIVQWIVGKIMTKKG
- a CDS encoding DUF917 domain-containing protein; the encoded protein is MRMNKLTELNEQAVQYIAVGAAVLGTGGGGDPHIGKLMAKEAIRKHGPVRVISPEDLEDDALVVPISMIGAPTVMNEKIPSIQQMIKPLDMIEKELGRKVSAIMPIEVGGGNSLVPVITAAERNIPIVDADAMGRAFPESQMVTFYLDGIDCSPITMADERGNGVLMHAIDGVWEERMARAVTIQMGGSASICDYPVTGAQVKQSAIPHTLTLAYEIGKTLFESKELKQNPIEMLLKQLNGYALFQGKAVDIRRRTEGGFTRGEAIFEGTDAKKGRSMTLFFQNEFLLATEDGHSIAITPDLISVLDQDTGMPITTENLKYGARVSVVGFPCDPKWRTAKGLETVGPQYFGYDAPYVPIEQLATSKGGAE
- a CDS encoding ROK family protein, with protein sequence MSNTNVNNMEEIYRIGIDVGGTNTDAALLDSKLNTIHTIKVHTTRDVNEGISESIRRLLEESKVNPAQIRYAMLGTTHCTNAIVERKHLGRVGLIRIGAPATTSVPPLADWDDTLKATIGSHAYVVHGGYEYDGRTIVELNENEVIDCLTKMKGNVEAVAICGVFSPVNTSQEKRVEELAKQVLGADMPVTLSHEIGSIGLLERENASLLNGALLNVIAGVVKGFEEALQAFGIKASVYICQNDGTLMYSSYALRYPILTIACGPTNSIRGAAHLSGLNDALVVDIGGTTTDIGVLTQGFPRQSSAAVEIGGIRTNFRMPDILSIGIGGGTIVRLDEAQDQVTVGPDSVGYELLKRGLIFGGDTLTATDVAVKLGRYEWKDAQTEKLNESICRRADEIITRDIEDAIDRMKTSSDPVDVILVGGGSILVADQLEGVARIVRPDHYDAANAIGAALGEVSGETERIYSLDEMSYDEAKEDARNHAIEQAVLAGADRETVQIVLSEDIPIAYLPGNALLVKVKAAGRL